The Paenibacillus sp. FSL R7-0204 genome includes a region encoding these proteins:
- a CDS encoding DUF1861 family protein, with protein sequence MTRSPAKTATCNELLDTFYANLRTVHVEKLVFSGVGGRDVYNITAPFLHDGEEVILGRVEERDSEFSQVFFFTSGADGVWVPRAHTHTYNLQDPCVTRVKGELIVGGVEVITAGDNPPKIISWVTQFYRGYRIDSLHHFSSGPELMKDIRLIELQDGRIGVLTRPQGDRGGRGQIGFTIIDSLEELHEQTFLEAEILQHQFVPEEWGGANEAHLLKNGHVGVLGHIACFDPLGKKHYYAMVFSLNPGTFETTPVKIIAARSDFPVGPGKRPDLQDVIFSGGLVRGADGRAVLSVGVSDAEAYRIEIPDPFAEYEV encoded by the coding sequence ATGACAAGGAGCCCGGCGAAGACAGCAACCTGTAATGAACTACTGGATACCTTTTATGCCAATCTCCGTACCGTGCACGTGGAGAAGCTAGTCTTCTCCGGTGTGGGCGGGCGTGATGTCTACAATATAACGGCTCCGTTTCTGCATGACGGGGAGGAAGTGATCTTGGGAAGAGTTGAGGAACGGGATAGCGAGTTCTCTCAAGTCTTCTTTTTTACATCCGGCGCAGATGGTGTATGGGTTCCCCGTGCGCATACCCATACCTATAATCTGCAGGACCCTTGCGTAACCCGCGTCAAGGGAGAATTGATTGTCGGCGGAGTTGAGGTGATTACGGCTGGGGATAATCCGCCCAAGATAATCTCCTGGGTTACCCAGTTCTACCGGGGATACCGGATCGACTCGCTGCATCACTTCTCCTCCGGTCCGGAGCTGATGAAGGATATCCGGCTGATTGAACTTCAGGATGGCAGAATCGGCGTACTGACCAGACCACAGGGAGACCGAGGCGGCAGAGGACAGATTGGCTTCACCATTATTGATTCACTGGAGGAGCTGCATGAACAGACCTTCCTGGAGGCGGAGATTCTGCAGCATCAGTTCGTGCCGGAAGAGTGGGGCGGAGCCAATGAAGCCCATCTGCTTAAGAATGGCCATGTGGGGGTACTTGGACATATTGCCTGCTTCGACCCTCTGGGGAAGAAGCATTATTACGCTATGGTCTTCTCGCTCAATCCGGGCACCTTCGAGACAACTCCGGTCAAAATCATTGCGGCCCGCAGCGATTTTCCGGTCGGCCCGGGTAAACGGCCTGATCTGCAGGATGTGATCTTCAGCGGCGGACTGGTACGCGGAGCGGACGGCCGGGCGGTATTGTCTGTAGGCGTCAGCGATGCGGAAGCCTATAGAATCGAGATCCCTGATCCTTTTGCCGAATATGAAGTCTGA
- a CDS encoding DUF6953 family protein, whose amino-acid sequence MEVTAQEVAEWMVKEIKFTGTLYQTAAIEYVKANFGEQFVFVNENGNASLSKEVKKAFRKLHGGRIAWDRDGFLWAWT is encoded by the coding sequence ATGGAAGTAACCGCACAGGAAGTAGCGGAGTGGATGGTGAAGGAGATCAAGTTCACAGGGACGTTATACCAGACCGCTGCGATTGAATATGTGAAGGCGAATTTCGGTGAACAGTTTGTATTCGTGAATGAGAATGGCAATGCCTCGTTATCTAAGGAAGTGAAGAAGGCCTTCCGCAAGCTGCATGGCGGCCGGATTGCCTGGGACCGCGACGGGTTCCTGTGGGCCTGGACCTGA
- a CDS encoding helix-turn-helix domain-containing protein, whose product MPVIRSKLSEVMEKHDPKLSIRKLAKDINYHFDSVRRMYKDEMVQYPRDLLLKLCTYFNIQPGELIRMESDENDWDIDKTNEYEEEGNDKEPGEDSNL is encoded by the coding sequence ATGCCAGTCATACGCAGTAAATTGAGTGAGGTTATGGAGAAGCATGACCCGAAATTATCGATTCGCAAGCTAGCGAAGGACATTAATTATCATTTCGATTCCGTCCGGCGGATGTACAAAGACGAGATGGTACAGTATCCCCGGGATTTGCTGTTGAAGCTGTGTACGTATTTCAATATTCAGCCCGGAGAATTGATCCGGATGGAATCCGATGAGAATGACTGGGACATAGATAAGACAAATGAATATGAGGAGGAAGGCAATGACAAGGAGCCCGGCGAAGACAGCAACCTGTAA
- a CDS encoding 50S ribosomal protein L25 produces MSKFIQLSNRTSDTKSNLNVARKQGRIPAVLYGIGKDTLSLEVNEKELLEVLRTNPRAILQGKLTDGTTVPVVVQNIQKQSMSGKVLHIDFQHVNMSISMDSKVTIHFAGEAVGVKEGGVLQVEIYEVEVRCMPGDLPTSMEVDISGLAIGDQLLVSDLIFQDGIEVLTDPSTVMIQIKTVHEEAEEPEVTPA; encoded by the coding sequence ATGAGTAAATTTATTCAACTAAGCAATCGTACGTCTGACACGAAGTCCAACCTGAATGTGGCAAGAAAGCAGGGCCGCATCCCGGCTGTACTGTACGGAATTGGTAAAGATACTCTTAGTCTTGAAGTGAACGAGAAGGAACTGCTGGAAGTGCTGAGAACGAATCCGCGGGCGATCCTGCAAGGGAAATTGACCGACGGTACAACCGTTCCGGTAGTGGTTCAGAACATCCAGAAGCAATCCATGTCCGGTAAAGTGCTGCATATTGATTTCCAGCATGTGAACATGAGCATCAGCATGGACAGCAAGGTGACCATTCATTTTGCAGGCGAAGCTGTTGGCGTCAAAGAAGGCGGCGTACTGCAGGTGGAAATCTATGAAGTAGAAGTCCGCTGTATGCCAGGCGATCTGCCTACTTCCATGGAAGTGGATATCAGCGGCCTTGCCATCGGCGACCAGTTGCTGGTGTCGGATCTGATTTTCCAGGATGGCATTGAAGTGCTGACCGATCCAAGTACCGTCATGATTCAGATCAAGACCGTACATGAAGAAGCTGAAGAACCGGAAGTGACTCCGGCTTAA
- a CDS encoding mannose-1-phosphate guanylyltransferase, translated as MDKFATILAGGGGTRFWPLSRQEIPKQLLNISGNDIMLNDTIERFKGIIPQENTVIVTNRTQAVLLESIMHSSVQKSNILIEPVARNTSASILFAAFSIEQLSEGDSLMVVLPSDHYITDEPQFRLTLDEACTVAMESDAIVTIGIKPTFPSTGYGYIAYDKEPIAVKPVAVYDVAEFVEKPDFKKAQGYLASGNYLWNSGIFIWKTSVIIDNFKRYLPRLYNTMLPIRDALGTDQEQETLNRIYPLLQNISIDYGILERSDEVVVLSGQFGWNDIGSWDALGSIFPPDDEGNIIKANHVGIDTRNSIIYGNGRLITTISVDGFIIADTGDAIMICPKDKAQSVKDIVDLLKDKGMLEYV; from the coding sequence ATGGATAAATTCGCAACGATACTTGCAGGCGGGGGCGGCACCCGCTTCTGGCCGCTGTCCAGACAGGAAATCCCCAAGCAGCTGCTGAACATCAGCGGCAACGATATTATGCTGAACGATACCATCGAGCGCTTCAAGGGCATCATCCCGCAGGAGAATACCGTTATTGTAACGAACCGCACCCAGGCGGTCCTGCTGGAGAGCATTATGCACAGCAGTGTACAGAAGAGCAATATTCTGATCGAGCCTGTGGCCCGTAATACTTCAGCAAGTATTCTGTTCGCCGCCTTCTCCATAGAGCAGCTGAGTGAAGGAGATTCCTTGATGGTGGTCCTGCCTTCCGATCACTATATTACCGATGAGCCGCAGTTCCGGCTAACGCTGGATGAAGCCTGCACCGTCGCGATGGAGAGTGATGCCATCGTCACCATCGGGATCAAACCGACCTTCCCGTCCACCGGCTACGGATACATCGCTTATGACAAGGAGCCGATTGCAGTCAAGCCGGTTGCTGTATACGATGTGGCCGAATTTGTGGAGAAACCGGATTTTAAGAAGGCACAGGGGTATCTGGCCTCCGGCAATTATCTCTGGAACAGCGGGATCTTCATCTGGAAGACTTCGGTCATTATCGATAACTTCAAGCGCTACCTGCCGCGGCTGTACAATACCATGCTGCCGATCCGCGATGCACTCGGTACAGATCAGGAGCAGGAGACCCTTAACCGGATCTATCCGCTGCTGCAGAACATCTCCATTGACTACGGCATTCTCGAGCGTTCCGACGAGGTAGTGGTCCTGTCCGGCCAGTTCGGCTGGAATGACATCGGCAGCTGGGACGCACTTGGTTCCATCTTCCCGCCTGACGATGAAGGAAACATCATCAAAGCGAATCATGTCGGCATCGACACCCGCAATTCCATCATCTATGGCAACGGGCGGCTGATCACCACTATCAGCGTAGACGGCTTCATCATCGCCGACACGGGGGATGCCATCATGATCTGCCCTAAGGACAAGGCGCAGTCCGTCAAAGACATTGTGGATCTGCTCAAGGACAAGGGCATGCTGGAATATGTATAG
- a CDS encoding glycosyltransferase — translation MQTPIALQFRTDYMRRITDDTGIFQHTKFGVPDRAKGYTTDDNARALIAAVLMYKKNPDAAALDLIHTYLSFVHHAQTEEGNFRNFMDYSRSFLEERGSEDCQGRTLWALGFVLSYSSILPDNLLNTCRYLINQALPHIGGMRSPRALAYAVVGLSYLLKTPGARTYSFPYPHTQSTEEEQAFLPEAMVGGLIESIAVRLNEQYRITQGEGWNWYEDSLTYGNSMLPWALLKAYKISGNPALKVTAKDSLDFLISRTFAPEGYYKPIGSHGWLLRGGNPALYDEQPIEACEMLLACEEAAVVLKDPAYLQRADLCYAWYTGNNSLQISLIDPQSGACYDGIHSSGLNLNQGSESIISFSIAHLVTHHG, via the coding sequence ATGCAGACACCTATAGCGTTACAGTTCAGAACTGACTATATGCGCCGGATCACCGATGATACAGGAATCTTTCAGCATACAAAGTTCGGCGTTCCCGACCGTGCCAAAGGCTACACCACCGATGACAATGCGCGGGCTTTAATTGCAGCCGTACTGATGTACAAAAAAAATCCCGATGCCGCTGCCCTCGACCTGATTCATACGTACCTCTCGTTCGTCCATCATGCGCAGACGGAGGAAGGCAACTTCCGGAACTTCATGGATTACAGCCGTTCCTTCCTGGAGGAGCGCGGCTCCGAGGATTGCCAGGGACGCACACTCTGGGCACTGGGGTTCGTACTCTCCTACTCTTCCATTCTGCCGGATAACCTGCTGAATACCTGCCGGTATCTGATCAACCAGGCGCTGCCGCATATCGGCGGAATGCGCTCTCCCCGGGCCTTGGCCTATGCCGTTGTCGGACTTAGCTACCTGCTAAAAACTCCCGGAGCACGCACTTACTCCTTCCCTTATCCGCATACACAAAGCACTGAAGAAGAACAGGCCTTCCTGCCTGAAGCTATGGTTGGCGGGCTGATCGAATCGATCGCCGTCCGGCTGAATGAGCAATACAGGATCACACAAGGCGAAGGCTGGAATTGGTATGAAGACAGCCTTACGTACGGGAACTCGATGCTGCCGTGGGCGCTGCTCAAAGCCTATAAGATCTCCGGTAATCCGGCGCTCAAAGTCACGGCTAAGGACAGTCTGGATTTCCTGATCTCCCGCACCTTCGCACCGGAAGGCTATTACAAGCCCATTGGCAGCCACGGCTGGCTGCTGCGCGGCGGCAACCCTGCGTTATATGATGAACAGCCCATCGAAGCCTGCGAAATGCTGCTGGCCTGCGAGGAAGCGGCCGTTGTGCTGAAGGACCCGGCTTATCTGCAGCGGGCTGACCTGTGCTACGCCTGGTATACAGGGAATAATTCCTTGCAGATCTCCCTGATTGACCCCCAGTCCGGGGCTTGCTACGACGGGATTCACAGCTCGGGACTGAACCTCAATCAAGGATCGGAGAGCATTATCTCCTTCTCGATTGCCCATCTGGTGACCCATCATGGATAA
- a CDS encoding glycosyltransferase family 4 protein codes for MNHSNRNKNIVFLSTSLPRECGIATFTQDLLEEFTKLEGFNKPRVIAMNNNGNYHYTDQVMREINQQELSDYIDSAREINQSDTDLLVIQHEFGIYGGESGEYLLQFTEALLVPYVVIFHTVLTKPTPKQHEIITRLAEGSVKVVTMAQSTVDDLISVYHINAAKIAFIHHGVPYVQTATRAELKTQYQFGDRKILSTFGFLSPGKGIEYAIEAMSGVVKQHPDALYIIWGKTHPVVKQEIGEVYRQKLTDLVHELDLVNNVLFVDKLLTQEEVIESLVMSDIYMTPYLGKEQAVSGTLAYGVGYGRVIISTPYRYAEEMLAGGRGLLAEFRDSASLEASILELLDNPAKVRDMEQRTQALGSTMMWSEVAKTYAAIFQDIIGLATPADRSVI; via the coding sequence ATGAACCACAGCAACCGCAATAAAAACATTGTTTTCCTGTCCACCAGCCTGCCTAGAGAATGCGGAATCGCTACCTTCACCCAGGATCTGCTGGAAGAGTTCACGAAGCTTGAGGGCTTCAATAAACCGAGGGTCATTGCGATGAACAACAACGGAAATTACCATTACACGGACCAGGTCATGCGGGAAATCAATCAGCAGGAGCTATCCGATTATATAGATTCAGCCCGGGAAATTAATCAGTCGGATACCGATCTGCTGGTCATTCAGCATGAATTCGGCATCTACGGCGGGGAGAGCGGTGAATATCTGCTGCAATTCACCGAGGCGCTTCTTGTCCCCTATGTGGTGATTTTCCATACGGTATTAACCAAGCCTACTCCGAAGCAGCATGAGATCATTACCCGGCTCGCCGAAGGCAGCGTCAAGGTGGTCACGATGGCCCAGTCCACGGTAGATGATCTGATCTCTGTCTATCATATCAACGCCGCCAAAATTGCCTTCATTCATCACGGTGTGCCTTATGTCCAGACAGCTACCCGCGCGGAACTGAAGACCCAGTATCAATTCGGAGACCGCAAAATCCTGTCCACCTTCGGCTTCCTGAGTCCCGGCAAGGGGATTGAATATGCTATAGAAGCTATGAGCGGAGTAGTGAAGCAGCATCCGGACGCGCTCTATATTATCTGGGGCAAGACCCATCCGGTCGTCAAACAGGAGATAGGTGAAGTATACCGTCAAAAGCTGACCGATCTGGTGCATGAATTAGACCTGGTCAATAATGTGCTGTTCGTAGACAAGCTGCTGACCCAGGAAGAGGTCATCGAGTCCCTGGTGATGTCCGATATTTATATGACCCCTTATCTGGGCAAGGAACAGGCCGTCAGCGGAACGCTCGCTTACGGAGTCGGCTATGGCAGAGTGATTATCTCCACTCCTTACCGCTATGCCGAGGAGATGCTTGCCGGAGGCCGCGGCCTGCTGGCGGAATTCCGCGATTCGGCTTCCCTGGAAGCCAGTATTCTGGAGCTGCTGGACAATCCGGCCAAAGTCCGGGATATGGAGCAGCGTACACAAGCACTCGGCAGTACAATGATGTGGAGTGAGGTGGCGAAGACCTATGCCGCCATCTTTCAGGACATTATAGGCCTTGCCACACCGGCTGACCGGAGTGTGATTTAA